The Biomphalaria glabrata chromosome 15, xgBioGlab47.1, whole genome shotgun sequence region AGAGAACACATTCTAGCAATAGCGACGACAACAATTGAAAAAAAGGattcttttaaaatgttataataGTCCTTTGAAAGCTCGTTAATTACAGTTTATAGGCAAGTGACTCAAAAGCCCATCAGGGTTAcatttaagatgattatataaTAATAGACAGGCTCTATACGAGGCATAATGGCAATCGATAAGAAAATGGAGGAGGAAATTGTTACAACAAAATAACCTAAATAGGGAGGTAAAAGGGAGTGTGGTTGGCTGTTGCAATAGCCGCCTAAATGCAAACGGGACATGAAAGAAACGAGAGACTTATGTTAAAATGAGATGCAGAATGATACACTTAGTTGATTGTAAGGAAAACGAGGTTACAAAGTTGATCTAGCTTAATGATACTTCCTCTTCTTcctaaactgtcaggtagagttgagccttcggctcttggaactctaggcaagcaaaagtgaacaagagctccctctcaccggccggaatgagtgtacactgttctgtctgacgggtgggtcagactcgcggcaagagaccgcgtacactaaagacccccgccattttccttttctataccaggctaaccatgcgggacacgccatttatgtaacggccccttgaggaacagcgcctggattgtgacaaggtagtgggagcttttttacaactccgcacagtgcatcgaggatgctctcgcacccccttaggcaccctcacgggagtcttgttttgctaccctttagcggCTAGCCCaatcgtttcctcttacgatcgCTTCCACCCgagcgccactatgaggcagggtagcatgcccgggcgccactatgaggcaggggtagcatgcccgggagcCTGATGATACACCACCAACCAAGTAAGCTAGAATAAACGGATTCATGTAAGTAGTTCAAGGACTTCGTTGtgtttatttagatctatgtctatccAAAAACTATTGTCTCTGGTTCATCAAACTCGGTAGCATGGATTTTCTTATGAtatcaatattatttataagtACCTAGATCGAGCGGACAAGCTTACTTGTTTagacatagaaaaaaataatacacaCATATCACTATAAATTACACTTgtttaattatacataaaaaaagaaaaagaaggtaGACCATCCTATTGTAGCACATAAAAAAAGGGAATTAGTACTATACAAAACAGAAATAGACTATGGACCACTGAATTttggtaaataaatattattattaacaaaatGAGGACaatactaataaaaataataataataataataataaaataatttttatttattgagaaAAGTAGTCTTACATTAGTTGCATTTTTCCACACATGAATATTATTATGATAGCAAacgaaatatatataaacacattaGATTATCAACCGAATAGACACTAGCCGTCTACTCTAGGCTTAATAGCCTATATAGCATTAAAGCTAGTTGTGCATCTGTGATCACTGTCCCGTATTTTCTATGTGACggttaaatgttaaaattatatcacaaaaaaagttgtgtttactgagcgcccaaaggcagcacggaaaaccaactcctagaaagtagcgctatataaaagtcataacaataaagCGCTCAGCTAATAGttacatacaaacaaaatatctatatataaaaaatatacatcTCTTTCTTCTGAACGTAAACATTGTGTATCTGATACTATTCACTGTTATTACCAAGTGCCTTAACCAAACATTACCTTTACTGAGAGACAAGTGCAAAGTTATTTATCCAGGTTCTGTATGAAGCGAAGTAAAATGGGAGAACAAGCCTTGCTAATAATCTTCATTGAGAAAATTACCCCTAAGTATTGCACAATGGAAGCGATGAAGAAAGATAACTCATCTTTGTTTGCTGTTgctaaaaaaaaggggaatCAACCAAGAATAGGTAAATTTAATATGCAGATGGCAGAATACCTTGTATTTGAAGAAGAGACAGATTGATTGATTCATGATAGGTCACTGGCCTCCATCGTTGTATAAATGCTGCTTATGTTGACTACAACTTTAAACGTGGCCAGTGACATTTGTATAGAAACCAGAATATATAGGTcagtataaaagtaaagttcctctctCACATTATATCTCCAATGGTAGATATCATGCAAAGCCTATCTTTATCGTTGTTTTTTAACGCCGACAGTCAAAGAGGCTGTCGTGTCGTAAATacagttacacacacacacacacatacattatatacatacacgtgtgtgtgtatgcctGTTTGGTGTGTTTGTATGCTTAGTTTTTAAAACATACGAACAAGCTTTTGGCAGACCAAAAGCAGCTGATGTACCTCTGAATCTAATGGCAcatatttaaattgtttgtgtgtgtgtcatcaAGTTGGCAGATAAAAAGCATAAAACCCATTGTTGATTTTGCCGCTAACCGTGgaagaaggtttctgtgctgctttttaaaagctggttttaaaaaaatgggacTAGGCTCTAAATTTAAGCCCGAGGTCTCAAATCTTCATATGTAAGGCCTACGCGTTAGCAAgtgagctattcaagtacttataaaaatagaaagttttatagTCATAAAAAGTCTATAGTTGAAAATTTTTAGCAAACGACccaattctctacacaaggcttatcttccCTTATCTCAGAACATTTCTTATTTatcttacagacgttacttcaaaacagaaaaaggagataattacgccctacgtatttcatgtgtcaatctagtcatgcatgttaatcaaagacttaaacttaaactctgctaagtcgttggtttccaCTGCTGATtcaggctacccattccatTATCTAATGGCACGAGGGAAATTTCTTTATAAAGCAAATATCACTACTACTAATTGATTAGctaattgttaaaaaattttattgattcatgttctgtcatcgacaatgaacaCTTGTGCACATTttctacttgatccgagaatgtgaagttggagaaataacgtgtgaacgatttcacccagacagacaTAAAAACGGAgcaaatttatataatttcgtaAAAAGCATTAGTTACAAAACACGAGAATGTttcaaagctttaaaaatgacaaaaaaacaacaagcaaacaaaaaaactctatTATCATTGTTAAACTTCATGTGACTTGGGGCTAGTTAGACTCAAATCcggaacaaaaatacaattaaacatAAATTCTTTCACGCACATATGTTGGAGATTGTCCTAAAATGGGCAGGTAAATCTATCAATAGCCAGCTTcctggtgtatccggtgtgcagAATACGGAAGTGTTGATCAACAATACATTGTTAAAACCTGGCAATAATATTTGGGCGCATTGTTAGCACTGTGGAaggaaattaataaataaatagatgatCTCTACATAAAACTGTGCTCAAAATGTTCCTTAAAGTCTATTTACTATATACATGCTGGGACTCCCACTGGAAAAGGTTCAAACTAgaccaaattaaattttaagatgattaaattttgaaaatttataacgtCAATCTAGATTTTCCCCTGTGTGACCAATTAGGTAGTATTTTTTcctcaaagatatacataagcTGTaaaaatgttcaggaaaatctttaaagccgttttcgaaattCGTGTCCAGGTGCGGTGTCCGAGTACCCATTGAGCTTGCAAGTTAGTAAGAGAATTCCTAAgacaatgtaaacaaagagcagattactctgTTCATAATCAATTGTACGTCAGGTAGGATGTTTACGACATTAATAATTAAGCAATGGACAATGCTGATCTCAAACCATACATCGggtaataaaaacatatatacatgtattttaACACAAAGGCACAATACTAATATAGTACCTGAGATCCATACTGTAAGGCACTCAAATGAATAGTATAATCAAGGTTGCCCGAATAACCGGTAATGATACCATAGTAACTCAGCTGTTTACAGCTGAAACTAGCATAAATACACTTACACTTCAAGTGTCATCTCTGTAAGTGTAAGATGTCATCACAACGTAATTTAAGAATGCATGATGATAATGCTGTGTCTAAATGTATACGTATTTACTAGAACCAAGCCCCGTCGTAGTTCGATGCGGAAACTTCTTGTAACAATTGGATGATGTCTCGTGTGCTAGGCCTAAGCCCATGAGAAGAGTGGAGGCATTTCAGTAGGAGCCTCTGAAGTTTGGAGTAGGGAGAGTCATAGTGGTGCCTTATGAATCTTCTGCCCAGCGTCCACACCTGGCTACCTTGGCTCACCTTGCAGCTGCCGTTCTCCCGAGAACAGTGACTTACCACATTCGAGTGGCTCTGATGGTGGCCGGCCCGGAAACGCTGGAATTCCACGGCCACATCGTCGTCAGAGAAGTAGTTCAGCAGCATCCACCTCACAGCCACGCATGCGCTATAGATGTCCGACTCTACGCTCGTCATACGGCCGAGGACGACTTCCGGAGCAACGTAAGTGTGTTTGTTCTCAATCAGGGGAGTGGGGGTGAACTGTAAGCCCCTGGTGAGGGACGTGACAACATTTAAATCCACTAATCGGATGTCCACGGCAGTGTCCAGCGTGTCCGCTATTTGACCTTGTTGCGTTCCATTCCATTTGACGATGATGTTTTCAGTTCTAAAATTATTAATCAGCAATCCCGAATCGTGCGCCACTTGCAAGTGTGCCACTAGAAGTCTAGCGACATTTTCTAAGATTCTTTGTCTGTACGACTTTGCCTTGCATATAGGACCAGTGTAATCCGACAAGATAGACAGAAATAACTGCTTTACATGAACACGACATACATCAGGTCTTGTCAGGAAAACTTCGTCAAAGTCCAGCTCGTCTTCGGagacttttcgtatatttttcaAATCCCATTCAAATTTCTGCGTTAATTTGACAAATGAAAAGAGCGTCACACCAAAACCGAAAAATTCCTGCACGAAAGCTATGTCCGAGAGTTTCTTATACTCCAGTGTGATGCCTATCACTTTAGGAGCGACGCCAATGTTTGCCAAATACATCGTGAAGCAGGTCTCTTCACGGACCACTTCGTAGTTTACATTGTAGAACTCTTTAACGATGACCGTTCGGTTCAAGTCTCTAAGAACCGCAAGGCGAATGGCGTTGTCCTTGTGGTCTTCGTGATCTGTGATCCACTCCGTTTCTCCATGGACAAAGTCCTTCGAGTTCATCACCGGTATTGATGTCCGACAGTCGAAATGACCGTTGACGTTGACTAGCTTGGGCTGTACACTCTTGTGAGTGGTTATACCATCTCTAAGAGTTGACCTGTTGTTCTGTGTATCCCACGCTGAACCCGTCTCATTCTCGTTTCGTTTAACATGCCGGAAACGAATAAGATCCTGGCACTTCTTCCCGTCGAGTCTGTCATGGCTGCAAGAGGAAGTTAAGTCCAAGTAAATACGCTCTATCTTAGCGATCACCTCAGGAAGTTCCGGCCTGTCTTTCGGGTCACTGGAACAGCACCCATGAGCCAACTGCTGAAGGCTTGGCTCAGGAAACAGCTCACCTATTTTCTGGAGAATATATCCGTACGCGTAAACGTCCGACGCCTCTGAGGTGTAGGTGTGATTGACCAGCTCCGGAGCCAGGTAGTAGTAGCCTTCCAGAGACTTCTCATCATTCTTGTAGAGCTTCCCTGTCTTGTACGTGGCCAGCCCGTAGTCAATAATGTACGTCCTAATTCTGTCACCCACCCGCTGCACGAGGACGTTCTTCCGGTGGAGGTCGTTGAACAGGACGCCCTTCTGATGGAGCTGATGCAGGCTGACTGCCAGCTCGTGGCAGATTTGCAGCCACTGCAATGGGCTCAACGATTCTTCGTCGTACAAGAAATCGTAGAGATCTTTTGCATCGTCAATATACTCGTAGACCAAGGAGATGTTTCGAGACATCGGTCCAGTCGGGAGAAGTCCAATCAGCAAAGGCGTGAAGCCCAGAGGTTCAACATGTCTGAAAATATACCACATAGAAATACTTCAATCTCAATACAATAAATCCAAAACTAGTGtagtgctcttttttttttaattttgaaacagAAAAAGCGTGGATGTTATCTTATAAAACTACGGGAGATCGatatgttaatctagtcgtgcacGTTAACTAGAAACTCAAACTCTGccaagttattggttttcctggctgattgtACCATGGTTTCAATGTCTACATCTGGAGTATATTACAGGCTCTATTTCAGGTAGGAAGATTATTAGAGTTATATATAGAATTTGTTGAATGGATCTCACTTGCCTACAacttaatgaaaagaaaattaaacaaatcAAGGGCATTAAAGAGAAGCCTAAGTTTCAATAGTGATTttggagagagaaaagaagactAAAATAAGTAGATCAAACTCTGAGTTCCTTAGACTAATAAGAGAAGATTGTTGTATTTGACAATTTAAATGTGTGTTTCTTCGACGTTATCACCACAGTACAGTATGCTCCGTAGGTTCTTGTTCTATCACTAGTGTTGGTGTATTGCGGGGGCGGAGGGAGGAATGCAAGGGTACCGACACTT contains the following coding sequences:
- the LOC106067627 gene encoding uncharacterized protein LOC106067627; the protein is MSERREFVSVLTVYGLSFLVYLMSSGSLVSCYIEDGVQDDIYIVPPLPQDVPYPLMLHERDVIHYVDTNKDFLEIGSGSFANITLGELRESGLPVVIKKFRKTSFYDILHEVRVHRHVEPLGFTPLLIGLLPTGPMSRNISLVYEYIDDAKDLYDFLYDEESLSPLQWLQICHELAVSLHQLHQKGVLFNDLHRKNVLVQRVGDRIRTYIIDYGLATYKTGKLYKNDEKSLEGYYYLAPELVNHTYTSEASDVYAYGYILQKIGELFPEPSLQQLAHGCCSSDPKDRPELPEVIAKIERIYLDLTSSCSHDRLDGKKCQDLIRFRHVKRNENETGSAWDTQNNRSTLRDGITTHKSVQPKLVNVNGHFDCRTSIPVMNSKDFVHGETEWITDHEDHKDNAIRLAVLRDLNRTVIVKEFYNVNYEVVREETCFTMYLANIGVAPKVIGITLEYKKLSDIAFVQEFFGFGVTLFSFVKLTQKFEWDLKNIRKVSEDELDFDEVFLTRPDVCRVHVKQLFLSILSDYTGPICKAKSYRQRILENVARLLVAHLQVAHDSGLLINNFRTENIIVKWNGTQQGQIADTLDTAVDIRLVDLNVVTSLTRGLQFTPTPLIENKHTYVAPEVVLGRMTSVESDIYSACVAVRWMLLNYFSDDDVAVEFQRFRAGHHQSHSNVVSHCSRENGSCKVSQGSQVWTLGRRFIRHHYDSPYSKLQRLLLKCLHSSHGLRPSTRDIIQLLQEVSASNYDGAWF